In a single window of the Arachis hypogaea cultivar Tifrunner chromosome 6, arahy.Tifrunner.gnm2.J5K5, whole genome shotgun sequence genome:
- the LOC140173622 gene encoding protein FAR1-RELATED SEQUENCE 5-like: MAYGYVCRHGLPFASFVGVNHHGKSTLLGCTLLGNEKIPSYEWVFTQWLTCMGTTPQCIITDQCRSMYGAIRKALPNTRHRWCIWRIMKKFPQKLGGYRQYGELYPDLRNIVFNSRTEEAFERKWFEFMEEYNLHDNTWLSDLYDDRRMWVPLFFKGEFWAAMRSTQKSESMHAFYGGILHSKTSLVQFVHEYDNVLGAKEQRELEDDAVDSRG; this comes from the exons ATGGCATATGGTTATGTGTGTAGGCATGGGTTACCGTTTGCGTCGTTCGTCGGTGTCAACCACCATGGTAAGTCAACCCTCCTTGGATGTACGCTGTTGGGAAACGAGAAAATTCCGAGTTATGAGTGGGTTTTTACACAATGGTTGACGTGCATGGGAACAACTCCACAGTGCATCATTACTGATCAATGCAGATCCATGTATGGTGCAATTAGAAAGGCATTACCCAATACACGTCACCGTTGGTGCATATGGCGCATCATGAAGAAGTTTCCTCAGAAGCTTGGAGGTTATCGTCAGTACGGAGAGTTGTATCCCGACCTCAGGAACATTGTTTTTAACTCTCGAACGGAGGAGGCATTTGAgagaaaatggtttgaatttatgGAGGAGTACAATTTACATGACAACACATGGCTGTCAG ATCTTTATGATGACCGACGCATGTGggttcctctattcttcaaggggGAATTTTGGGCTGCCATGAGGAGTACACAAAAGAGTGAGAGCATGCACGCATTTTATGGTGGAATCTTACACAGCAAGACTAGCTTGGTCCAATTTGTTCACGAATATGACAATGTGCTTGGAGCCAAGGAGCAGAGGGAATTGGAGGATGATGCAGTAGACTCCAGGGGGTAA
- the LOC112696259 gene encoding uncharacterized protein has translation MPFTMKIQPIDSDVCEETRRLELVKPVAKWRLKRLFERQFPGVLRSSAAAVEKTAGDDAHFGKDVAGADLEPNSVCLARMVQSFMEDNHDNKHSVSVKCSRNRCNCFNGNCDDNSDGESDAGFGETNQPSSSEALEILKGLVACGSKSERNLLADTAKIVEKNKIICKRKDGDCRKLVTEALLALGYDAAICKSRWEKTPFYPAGEYEYIDVIIGNERVVVDVDFRSEFEIARPTKAYKAILQTVPYIFVGKCERLQSMVAIVSEAAKQSLKKKGMPVPPWRKVEYVRAKWLSPHTRVFPPSSSQGIKNNAEENQVLAGGAGEFKVSRCESDESNIVIQSKPPEIKAKSSLSALAAVLNETP, from the exons atgccttTTACAATGAAGATTCAGCCGATTGATTCTGACGTTTGTGAAGAGACGAGGAGGCTGGAGTTGGTGAAGCCGGTGGCCAAGTGGCGGTTGAAGCGGCTCTTCGAGCGCCAGTTCCCCGGCGTTCTGAGGAGCTCGGCGGCGGCGGTGGAGAAGACCGCCGGCGACGATGCGCATTTCGGCAAAGACGTAGCTGGTGCCGATTTGGAACCGAACTCTGTGTGTCTGGCGAGAATGGTGCAGAGTTTCATGGAAGATAATCACGATAATAAGCACTCGGTTTCCGTTAAGTGTTCCCGTAACCGCTGTAACTGCTTCAACGGCAACTGCGACGACAACTCCGACGGTGAATCGGACGCCGGTTTCGGAGAAACTAACCAGCCTTCCTCCAGCGAAGCTCTCGAAATCCTCAAG GGTTTGGTGGCGTGTGGCAGCAAGAGCGAGAGGAATCTGTTAGCGGACACAGCGAAGATAGTTGAGAAGAACAAGATAATCTGCAAACGCAAAGACGGCGATTGCAGAAAGCTCGTCACGGAGGCTTTGTTAGCTCTTGGCTACGATGCTGCAATCTGCAAATCTCGCTGGGAGAAAACTCCTTTCTATCCCGCTG gGGAATACGAGTACATTGACGTGATAATTGGGAACGAGAGGGTGGTGGTTGACGTTGATTTCAGATCGGAGTTCGAGATTGCTCGCCCGACCAAGGCGTACAAGGCGATCCTTCAAACTGTTCCGTACATATTCGTTGGCAAGTGTGAGCGGTTGCAGAGTATGGTGGCGATTGTGTCCGAGGCGGCGAAGCAGAGCTTGAAGAAGAAGGGAATGCCGGTTCCGCCGTGGAGGAAGGTCGAATACGTCAGAGCGAAATGGCTCTCCCCTCACACGCGAGTTTTTCCCCCTTCCTCCTCGCAAGGGATCAAAAACAACGCGGAGGAAAACCAGGTTTTGGCCGGCGGCGCCGGCGAGTTTAAAGTGAGTCGTTGCGAGTCGGATGAGTCTAATATTGTGATCCAATCCAAACCACCGGAGATAAAGGCTAAGAGCTCGCTCTCTGCTTTGGCTGCTGTGTTAAATGAAACCCcataa